In the genome of Myxococcus stipitatus, one region contains:
- a CDS encoding DUF885 domain-containing protein, translated as MRPAFRPVRSLLLTACGFLSACAHQQAPATPPAESSPASVRAPEKFPELVDAIFAASFDFSPSSGTSVGLHEYDTRLEDWSRPRIEARIAELDTLLSRLRAVDPGSLSFDDAIDGSALESQLLAEQFELKVLRGWEHNPMQYAGLPGGAIDGLMKRDFAPKAERLRSVIARLKAVPSVFAAGKANVQTPPREFTDLAIRMAKGSVGFFEGSVTTWAKDAAGGDTALLAEFTSANAAAVASVRDFARWLEVDLLPRSTGKYALGEEHFLTKLRYEEMIDLPLPELLALGEANLEKDFQDFVATAKRINPRLSPAQVMAKLEEDHPTAEDLIPSVRRSVESVRQFLIDKDLVTIPSEVRPRVEETPPYARSGSFASMDTPGPYETKATEAFYYVTPVEPDWDAKHKEEHLRLYNAPVVSVINVHEVWPGHYLQFLYAPRFPTQVRKLISVGSNAEGWAHYTEQMMLDQGFGGGDPKVRLAQLSEALLRDCRYVAGIKLHTAGWTVEDAARLFREKCFQQPANAFEEARRGAYNPTYLYYTFGKLEVLRLAKDFQRAKGQSLKQFHDAFVSQGSLPLPLVRRLLLR; from the coding sequence ATGCGCCCAGCCTTCCGCCCCGTTCGCTCGCTGCTCCTCACCGCCTGCGGGTTCCTCAGCGCCTGCGCCCACCAGCAGGCCCCAGCGACGCCTCCGGCGGAGTCCTCGCCGGCGAGCGTCCGGGCACCCGAGAAGTTCCCGGAGCTGGTGGACGCCATCTTCGCCGCGTCGTTCGACTTCTCTCCGTCCAGCGGCACCTCGGTGGGCCTGCACGAGTACGACACCCGACTGGAGGACTGGAGCCGGCCGCGCATCGAGGCCCGCATCGCCGAGCTGGACACGCTGCTCTCCCGGCTGCGCGCGGTGGACCCGGGCTCGCTGTCGTTCGACGACGCCATCGACGGGTCCGCGCTGGAGAGCCAGCTCCTCGCGGAGCAGTTCGAGCTGAAGGTCCTGCGAGGCTGGGAGCACAACCCCATGCAGTACGCGGGGCTTCCAGGGGGCGCCATCGACGGGCTGATGAAGCGCGACTTCGCCCCCAAGGCGGAGCGGCTGCGCTCGGTGATTGCGCGGCTGAAGGCCGTGCCGTCCGTCTTCGCCGCGGGCAAGGCCAACGTCCAGACCCCACCGCGCGAGTTCACCGACCTGGCCATCCGCATGGCGAAGGGCTCCGTGGGCTTCTTCGAGGGCTCGGTGACGACGTGGGCCAAGGACGCGGCGGGCGGCGACACCGCGCTGCTCGCCGAGTTCACCTCCGCCAACGCGGCGGCGGTGGCCTCGGTGCGGGACTTCGCGCGATGGCTGGAGGTGGACCTGCTGCCGCGCTCCACGGGGAAGTACGCGCTGGGCGAGGAGCACTTCCTCACCAAGCTGCGCTACGAGGAGATGATCGACCTGCCGCTTCCGGAGCTGCTCGCGCTCGGCGAGGCCAACCTCGAGAAGGACTTCCAGGACTTCGTCGCCACCGCGAAGCGCATCAACCCGCGCCTCTCCCCTGCCCAGGTGATGGCGAAGCTGGAGGAGGACCACCCGACGGCCGAGGACCTCATCCCCTCGGTGCGCCGCTCGGTGGAGAGCGTGCGCCAGTTCCTCATCGACAAGGACCTGGTCACCATTCCCTCGGAGGTGCGCCCGCGCGTGGAGGAGACGCCGCCGTATGCGCGCTCCGGCTCGTTCGCGTCCATGGACACGCCGGGGCCCTACGAGACGAAGGCCACCGAGGCGTTCTACTACGTCACGCCCGTGGAGCCGGACTGGGATGCGAAGCACAAGGAGGAGCACCTGCGCCTCTACAACGCGCCCGTCGTGTCGGTCATCAACGTCCACGAGGTCTGGCCCGGGCACTACCTCCAGTTCCTCTACGCGCCCCGCTTCCCCACCCAGGTCCGCAAGCTCATCTCCGTGGGCAGCAACGCCGAGGGCTGGGCGCACTACACCGAGCAGATGATGCTGGACCAGGGCTTCGGCGGTGGTGACCCCAAGGTGCGCCTGGCCCAGCTCTCCGAGGCCCTGCTGCGCGACTGCCGCTATGTCGCGGGCATCAAGCTGCACACCGCCGGCTGGACGGTGGAGGACGCCGCGCGGCTGTTCCGCGAGAAGTGCTTCCAGCAGCCGGCCAATGCCTTCGAGGAAGCGCGGCGCGGCGCCTACAACCCCACGTACCTCTACTACACGTTCGGCAAGCTGGAGGTGCTGCGGCTGGCGAAGGACTTCCAGCGCGCGAAGGGACAGAGCCTCAAGCAGTTCCACGACGCCTTCGTCTCGCAGGGGAGCCTGCCGCTGCCCCTGGTGCGGCGACTGCTGCTGCGCTGA
- a CDS encoding ECF-type sigma factor has protein sequence MGCETQEDTMGMPEMASLLEGARNGSSEARDNLRRVTYHELREMTHAAMSSGTPCPTVRPMLLLRDMWLRLAGHVTDVDQRRQFLGAGAQAMRRVLVDGVRGRDARRREAQRESLRLRDEVPDSPVGVDVDVLDLERMLVSLESFKPRLARTVELRYFAGLSIHETAAVLGVAPATVRRDWAYVRGCMCEGAGH, from the coding sequence ATGGGATGTGAGACCCAGGAGGACACGATGGGCATGCCGGAGATGGCCTCTCTGCTGGAAGGTGCTCGCAACGGGAGCTCGGAGGCTCGAGACAACCTGCGGCGGGTGACGTACCACGAGCTTCGCGAGATGACGCATGCGGCCATGAGCAGTGGGACGCCGTGTCCCACCGTCCGGCCCATGTTGTTGTTGCGAGACATGTGGCTTCGGCTGGCCGGGCATGTGACGGACGTGGACCAGCGCAGGCAGTTCCTGGGCGCGGGGGCCCAGGCGATGCGGCGTGTGCTCGTGGACGGGGTGCGTGGGCGGGATGCCCGACGCAGGGAGGCGCAGCGTGAGTCGCTGCGGCTGCGCGACGAGGTCCCCGACTCCCCGGTGGGCGTGGATGTCGACGTGCTGGACCTGGAGCGGATGCTGGTCTCGCTGGAGTCCTTCAAGCCGCGCCTCGCCCGCACGGTGGAGCTGCGCTACTTCGCGGGGCTGAGCATCCACGAGACGGCCGCGGTGCTGGGCGTGGCGCCCGCCACCGTCCGCCGCGACTGGGCCTACGTGCGCGGCTGCATGTGTGAAGGCGCCGGGCACTGA
- a CDS encoding HAMP domain-containing sensor histidine kinase yields MIRSWRVWLAVSACLLLALAGVVWLSVFALRLDRADRQARESAAREENVRLALWRLDSELLPLVARESAVAVGAYEALSPARGVVDGERQPLQEGRAWVASPLMSGPPEHVLLHFQMAPTGEVSSPQVVEPSLRDLLGVPHPEVGERVLRHRLEQVSHLLRVVSVREALVKQASSELKQRSSREERRRIPDELQWTKNASEFDARSRSARQAASQNLAGYNNVSNIFPKVASPEVAEDMRALWVEDALFLGRRVQVNGEEFIQGCWLDWPGLQRWLQGRVADLLPGATLEPVKDATAETGEGRMLAALPVRLVPGAVPRESGSSGALSSLPAVLTVAWSGVLLAAVAVVALLAGVMSLSERRGAFVSAVTHELRTPLTTFRMYTEMLAAGMVPDAQRRQEYFDILHREAERLSHLVENVLSYARIERGRTPARLERVSVGALLSRMEERLSQRALQAGLSLCVDVPRDVVVMTDPSAVEQVLFNLVDNASKYGVSTEDPRIHIELERRGSRVGLSVRDHGPGVDAATARKLFEPFSKSVQAAAKSAPGVGLGLALCRRLARGMRADLRHERVREGGARFVLWLPVA; encoded by the coding sequence ATGATTCGCTCGTGGCGCGTGTGGCTCGCGGTGAGCGCCTGCTTGTTGTTGGCGCTGGCCGGGGTGGTGTGGCTGTCCGTCTTCGCCTTGCGATTGGACCGCGCGGACCGGCAGGCCCGCGAGAGCGCGGCGCGTGAGGAGAACGTGCGACTGGCGCTGTGGCGGCTCGACTCGGAGCTGCTGCCGCTGGTGGCGAGGGAGAGCGCGGTGGCGGTGGGGGCCTACGAGGCCCTGTCCCCCGCGAGGGGCGTGGTGGACGGGGAGCGCCAACCGCTTCAGGAGGGACGGGCGTGGGTGGCCTCGCCCTTGATGTCGGGGCCGCCGGAGCATGTCCTGCTCCATTTCCAGATGGCCCCCACGGGAGAGGTGTCCTCGCCGCAGGTGGTGGAGCCCTCGCTGCGAGACCTGCTGGGCGTGCCTCACCCCGAGGTCGGCGAGCGGGTGCTGCGGCACCGGCTGGAGCAGGTGTCGCATCTGCTCCGGGTCGTCTCCGTGCGGGAGGCCCTGGTGAAGCAAGCCTCCTCGGAGCTGAAGCAGCGGTCGTCTCGCGAGGAGCGGAGGCGGATTCCCGACGAGCTCCAGTGGACGAAGAACGCGAGCGAGTTCGATGCGCGCTCGCGCAGTGCTCGGCAGGCCGCGAGCCAGAACCTGGCCGGCTACAACAACGTGTCGAACATCTTCCCCAAGGTGGCCTCGCCCGAGGTGGCGGAGGACATGCGGGCCCTCTGGGTGGAGGACGCGCTCTTCCTGGGGCGGCGCGTGCAGGTCAACGGCGAGGAGTTCATCCAGGGATGCTGGCTGGACTGGCCCGGGCTCCAGCGCTGGCTCCAGGGGCGGGTCGCGGACCTGCTCCCCGGCGCGACGCTGGAGCCCGTGAAGGACGCCACGGCGGAGACGGGCGAGGGGCGGATGCTGGCGGCCCTTCCGGTGCGACTGGTGCCGGGCGCGGTGCCTCGGGAGAGCGGCTCGTCGGGGGCGCTGTCGTCGCTGCCCGCGGTGTTGACGGTGGCGTGGAGCGGCGTGCTGCTCGCCGCGGTGGCGGTGGTGGCGCTGCTGGCCGGAGTGATGTCCTTGAGCGAGCGCCGGGGCGCGTTCGTCTCTGCGGTGACGCACGAGCTGCGCACGCCGCTGACGACGTTCCGCATGTACACGGAGATGCTCGCCGCGGGGATGGTGCCGGATGCCCAGCGCCGTCAGGAGTACTTCGACATCCTCCACCGCGAAGCGGAGCGGCTGAGCCACCTGGTGGAGAACGTGTTGTCCTATGCCCGCATCGAGCGGGGGCGCACGCCCGCGAGGCTGGAGCGGGTATCGGTGGGCGCGTTGCTGTCTCGCATGGAGGAGCGGCTGTCTCAGCGCGCGCTCCAGGCCGGCTTGTCGCTGTGTGTCGACGTCCCGCGCGACGTGGTGGTGATGACGGACCCCTCGGCGGTGGAGCAGGTCCTCTTCAACCTCGTGGACAACGCGTCGAAGTATGGGGTGAGCACCGAGGACCCGCGCATCCACATCGAGCTCGAGCGGCGAGGCTCGCGGGTGGGGCTGTCAGTGAGGGACCACGGGCCCGGGGTCGACGCCGCGACGGCGCGCAAGCTCTTCGAGCCCTTCTCCAAGTCCGTGCAGGCCGCGGCGAAGTCCGCGCCGGGCGTGGGGCTGGGGCTGGCCCTCTGCCGCAGGCTCGCGCGCGGCATGCGTGCCGACCTGCGTCATGAGCGCGTCCGCGAGGGCGGTGCCCGCTTCGTGCTCTGGCTCCCCGTCGCCTGA